From Rhizobium favelukesii, the proteins below share one genomic window:
- the dusB gene encoding tRNA dihydrouridine synthase DusB, with the protein MSGVTDMPFRQLAWRHGAGLVVTEMVASRELVNSTAESWARLESAGFEPHMVQLAGREAHWMAEAAKIAADHGADIIDINMGCPAKKVIGGYSGSALMRDPDHALSLIEATVKAVSVPVTLKMRLGWDENSINAPEIAHRAEEAGVQLITIHGRTRMQFYEGRADWDAIRAVRDAIAVPLVANGDVETVEDAHAMLRRSGADAVMIGRGCQGRPWHAGVLAGYAAPDAWEIPDIAAEHYRMMLAFYGEAVAVRHARKHLGWYLDRFAPDVAAQEKAAIMTAREPEEVTARFYDALMAAASNTQTREAA; encoded by the coding sequence ATGTCCGGCGTGACGGACATGCCGTTCCGGCAACTGGCGTGGCGCCATGGCGCCGGGCTTGTGGTCACCGAAATGGTTGCGAGCCGTGAGCTCGTCAACAGCACCGCCGAATCATGGGCGCGCCTTGAGAGTGCGGGCTTTGAGCCGCACATGGTGCAACTGGCTGGCCGCGAAGCGCATTGGATGGCCGAGGCTGCGAAGATCGCGGCCGACCATGGCGCTGATATCATCGACATCAACATGGGGTGTCCGGCCAAGAAGGTGATAGGCGGTTATTCCGGCTCCGCCTTGATGCGCGATCCTGATCACGCCCTGAGCCTCATTGAGGCGACAGTCAAGGCGGTGAGCGTTCCCGTGACCCTGAAGATGCGGCTCGGTTGGGACGAGAATTCCATCAACGCGCCCGAGATTGCGCACCGCGCGGAGGAGGCAGGCGTCCAGTTGATTACGATCCACGGCCGTACGCGCATGCAGTTTTATGAAGGCCGGGCTGACTGGGACGCAATCCGGGCGGTACGCGATGCCATCGCCGTTCCCCTGGTTGCAAACGGCGATGTTGAAACCGTCGAAGATGCGCACGCGATGCTGCGGCGCTCAGGAGCCGATGCCGTCATGATCGGCAGAGGGTGTCAGGGAAGGCCATGGCACGCCGGTGTATTGGCCGGTTACGCGGCGCCTGACGCATGGGAAATCCCCGACATTGCCGCTGAACACTACCGTATGATGCTTGCGTTCTATGGCGAAGCGGTCGCCGTCCGCCATGCACGGAAGCACCTCGGTTGGTATCTCGATCGCTTCGCGCCTGATGTCGCAGCCCAGGAGAAGGCTGCAATCATGACGGCACGCGAGCCTGAAGAGGTTACCGCACGGTTTTATGATGCATTGATGGCTGCGGCATCGAACACGCAGACCCGGGAGGCTGCATGA